ACGGCCTTGCGGAAGGCGCGCGGGTCATCCAGCGCATCCGCCACCACCGCCGTGCCACCGGACGCCTTGACGCTGGCCACAGCGCTCTCGCGTCGGACCACGTTCAGCGTGTTGATGCCGCGCTGTCTCGCCAGCTTCACCAGGAAGGTGCCAACGGCGGAATTGGCGGCGTTCTGCATCAGCCAGTCGCCCGGCTGCAGCGTCACCTGGTCGGAGAGCAGCGCTTCGGCGGTGGCCGGATTGCCCTTCAGCATGGAGGCCTGGAGAAGGTCGATGCCAGCGGGCAGCTTCATGGCGAGCGAGGCCTTGATGGTCACCCGCTCCAGCCAGCAATTGAGGATCATCGGCGAGACGATGTCGCCGATGGCCAGACCCTTGACGCCTTCGCCGAGCGCGCTGATCCGGCCGACCGCCTCGCCGCCCGGAATGAACGGCAGTGGCGGCTTCGACACGCCATAGAGCCCCTGGATCTGCAGGAGGTCCGACGGATTGATGTTGAGCACCAGCATCTCGACCGTCACCTCGCCGGGGCCGGGGGCTGCCGGTTCGGGCAGGTCCTGGAGCTCGATCGTGCTGGCGGGATCGCCGAACCCGTTGATGACGATGGCCTTCATGACGCGCTCCCTGTGTCCGGCGGCTCTGGAATCCCGGCCGCCCTGTCGTGCTGTTGCACGAAGAACGAAGCATCCTGGCGGAGCCAAGGCAAGCGGGGCCGAGGAACGCCGTTTGGGCGAGACGTCATCGCCCGTCACAACGTCACCCCCGGCGAGGCCGGTAGCGAGAGGCGAACGCATCTCGCGTTCGCTCGATGCTATAGGCCGAGGGAAGGGGGTCCAGGATCCCTGGGTGCGACCTTTGGGGCCCCTGGATCCCCTTCCCTCGCCGTTGCACGGCTCGCCGGGGATGACGTCAGAGCGTCAGTAGGACGGGGCGCAGACGCCCCCTGCCCCCTCAGTCCTGAAACCGCGAGAACAGGTGATCCGGCGAGGAGGTGTTGTGCCGGCTCGGCACGTTGCGGCCGATCCGCGCCTCGATGCCCTCGGCGCCGCGAAAACTCATGATCGGGCTCTGCATCCAGCGGTTTTCGCCGGCCTTGCGCCATTCGATCTGCGCGCTGTCGGCATTGGCTTCCGTGACATACATCGAGCGCATGGCGGCGAACGGGCCACCGGTCACCGGCCGCTCCAGCGTCACATCCACCGCCACCCGCTCCTGATCGACCGCTTCCACCTTCACCTTCGCGCTGCCGCCCGCCTTGAAGGTGAGGTCGAAGGTCATGGTGGCAGGATCGAACACGATGGCCGAGAGATTGACCACCGGGCGCTGCATCATCTCCACCGGGCCGACGAGGAACGACGAGCCATAGACGATGTCGCGGAGATGGGCCGGCGGGCGCGGTTTGATGCGCCAATAGCCATCGACCGGATACATGACGAGGAACTCGTAAGGGGGCTTGCCCCGCTCCTTCCAGAACAGCTGGAACAGGTGGAAACCTTCCTCCCGGCGCGTGCCGACGGTGACCGGCACGCGCTCCGGCCGCCAGAACTTGTCGAAGGTGATGCCGACCACCCTGAGACGGGCGTCGTCGTGCAGCACCACCCGGCGCGGCGTGAAGCGGAAATCCGCCTTGTCGGTGATCGTGCAATTGGTGAAGTCGGGCGCCGTGCGGTCCCGCACGATGGTGCCGATCACGTTGGGATGGAACGCCTCGACGCGGAACTGCCGCACCGTATCCGACAGGAAGCGCACGTCCACATTGTCCTCTTCCGCGCAGAGCGTCGGATGGCTCTCGTTGATCATGCGGACGGTTGAGGGCTCGGCAAGCGCCGGCAGGCTGAACAGGCAGGCGAGGATGGCAAGGCGCTTCATCGGGCGGGCTCCGGCAGGTGTCCTCGCCTAGCAGCGGCAGGCCGCCGAGGGAAGCCCGGAGGTGTGTCGCGGGCAGTGAGTGCGCTGATCGATAGGACCCCTCACCCTACCCTCTCCCCGTGAACGGGGAGAGGGAACGCAACCACCTGTTTCGCCGACGATCATGCTGCGGATTGAAGCAGGCAAGGCCGGATGAAGCGCGCTGGAATTCCCTCTCCCCGCCTGCGGGGAGAGGGCGAGGGTGAGGAACCAAGCACAGCTGAAGGTCAGGACGCCCGACGATCAGTTCCGCTCGTCCGGCAGGACCGGGATCGGGTGGAACTCGACGCCTTCCTCGATCAGCTCGCGGGCTTCCTCGGGCGTCGCCTGACCATGGATGGTCCGGTGCTCGGTCTCGCCATAATGGATCTTGCGGGCTTCCTCGGCGAAGCGATCGCCGACCGATTCCGACTTCGCCAGCAGCTGGTCGCGGAATTCGCGAATCTTGGCACGCAGTTCCTGCTCGGCTTCCGAGACGATGGCGACCGGCTGGGGCGCCTGCGGCGCCGGAACCGGCGCATTGGAGATCGGCTCAGGCCGGCGGTCGCGGCGCGCCACCTGCGGCGCCATGATCACCTTAGCCACCTTGGTCGATCCGCAGACCGGGCAGGCGACGAGCCCGCGTGTCTGCTGCGCATCGAAACTGTCGGAGGAGGGAAACCAGCTCTCGAACTCGTGGGCCTTGTCGCAGGCGAGCGCATATTTGATCATGGCGGCCCTCCCAGCGTGAAGGCCCTCCCATTGGCGAGCGAGGGGATGCGCCCGCGGATCTCGGCGACTTTGGCCATGTCGATCTCGGCCAGCACCACGGCCGGCTCGTCATGGTCGGCCTCCGCGATCACCGTGCCCCAGGGATCGACGATCAGGCTGTGGCCATAGGTATCGCGCCCGCAGACATGGTGGCCGCCCTGGGCCGCCGCGATCACGAAGCAGCCGTTCTCCACCGCGCGCGCCCGCATCAGCAGGTGCCAGTGCGCCTTGCCGGTCGGAACCGTGAAGGACGAGGGAATGGCCAGCACGCCCGCGCCGGCCTCGGCCAGCGCCCGATAGAGATGGGGAAAGCGCAGGTCGTAGCAGATAGTGACGCCGAGCTTGGCCCACGGCAGATCCGCCAGCACGGCACGGTCGCCGGGCTTGTAGGCGGCGGATTCTCGGTAGGTCTGCCCGTTCGCGAGATTGACGTCGAACATGTGGATCTTGTCATAGGTCGCGGTGACCGCGCCCTCCGGCGAGATCAGGAAGGCGCGGTTGGCGGCCTGCGTTTCGCCGGTCTTGATCGCCAGCGAGCCGATATGCAGCCAGATGCCCAGGCGCTTGGCCTCGGCCTGGAACACTGGCAGCGACAGGTCGTCCTCCTGCGCGCGGATCGCCTCGTAGAATTTCGGGCGATCCGGCTGCAGGATATTGGTCATTTCCGGCGTCTGGACATAGGTCGCGCCGTCACCGGCCGCGCCCGCGATCAGCGTCACCGCCTGTTCCAGGCTGCGAGCCGGATCGATGTCCGCCCGCATCTGCACGCAGGCCGCCGTGAATGTCCCGCCCATGGCTTCAGGCCGCCAGCAGCTTGTCGAGGCCGCCGGCATCGTCCAGCGCATGGATGTCGTCGGAACCGCCGACATGGGTGGTGCCGATGAAGATCTGCGGCACGGAGGTGCGACCGCCGGCCTTCTCGATCATTTCGGCCCGGCGCTCGGGATGCTTCTGGATATCCACTTCGGTGAAGGCCGCGCCCTTCTTGGTCAGCAGCGCCTTGGCGGCGTGGCAATAGGGGCAATAGTCCTTGGTGTAGATCACGATCTCGGGCATGGCGGGGTCTCTTTGGCGCCGTTTCAGGTCATCAGATATGGACCGCGAAGGGGCCGTCCACAACCCTCGCGGCGGTGAGCACATCGATCCGTGCGGCCCCTGCCCTGCGGAGCACGCGGGCGCAGGCCTCGATGGTCGCGCCGGTGGTGAGCACGTCGTCGACAAGAACCAGATGGAGCCCACGCACCAAGGCCTTGCGCTCCTCTGCGATCCGGAAGGCGCCCGACACATTGTCCAGCCGCTGTGCCCGGGTGAGACCCACCTGGTGGGCGGTGCGGCGGGCCCGCTTCAGCACCATCGGCTCGTTGGCAATGCCGGTGATGGCAGAGAGATGCCGCGTCAGCTCGGCGGCCTGGTTGAAGCGGCGGCGGAACAGCCGCGTCCAGTGCAGCGGCACCGGGATCAGCGCATCTGCCCCTTCCAGCACCTCGCGGCCGGCGCGCGCCATCCAGGCGGCCAGAGCCGGGGCTATCTCCAGGCGGTCGCCATATTTCAACCCGTGGATCAGGGCGCGGCCGGCTTCGTCGAAGCGGAAGGCAGCGCGGGCTCGGTCGAAGCCCGGCGGACTGGCAATGGCGGCAGGCGAAAGGGCTCCGGGACCAAGATCAAAGGGCAGCGGCGTGCCGAGTCGGTCGCAGACGGGGGCCTCGATGAAATCGATCGTCGCCCAGCAGGAGGGGCAGAGCGCGCCGTGGGAGCCGACCTGCACGCGGCAGGCAAGGCAGAGGGGCGGCAGCAGCCAGTCAAGCGTGCGGGTGCGCGCGCTGCCCATCCGCTGGCGCCATGTCGGCCTCGGAGCGGCCCAGTCCTCGCCCTCGATCTCCATGAGGGCAAGGCTAGCGGACATCGGAGGGTGATTGAATTCGGTAGGTTGCGGGTGCGGCGGCCACTTGAGGAGACGGCGCGCTCCATCCGGTCCTCATCCTGAGGTGCTCGCCAGAGGCGAGCCTCGAAGGATCTCTTGCCTTGCGCCGGGTGGACGCGTCCTTCGAGGCTCGGCTGCGCCTCGCACCTCAGGATGAGGAATGGTGAGAGGCTGACGGCGGACTGGTGGCCTGCCTCCGCGTCGCAATCTCCGTCACCCAACGAAAAAGCCGCCGGAAACCGGCGGCTCTGACGTCGATGCGGCTGATGCCGGATCAGGCGTAGGCGGAGATCCACTGCTTCAGGGCGGCCTGCGGAGCAGCGCCCGTCTTGCGGTCGACCATCTCGCCGCCCTTGAAGATCATCAGCGTCGGGATCGACATGATGCCGTAGTTCGACGCGATCTTCGGGTTCTCGTCGACATTGACCTTGACGATCTTCACCTTGTCGCCGAGTTCGGCCGAGATGGCGTCAAGGGCGGGTGCGATCATGCGGCAGGGGCCGCACCAGGGCGCCCAGAAGTCCACCACGACCGGCTCGGTCGACTTGATGACATCGGCATCGAATGTTGCATCGGTGGTGGCTGCGACGGCGCTCATGGGGCCCTCCTAGAATCGGCTCGTTGGAGGCTGAACGTAGGTACCCCCTCCCCCCTCCGTCAAGGAGCGGGCCCCGTGAACTCACTGTCTCGTGACGCTCATAGCGCCTTGGTGATCGCGTGAAGGCGCTCGATTCCAAGCGCAACGAGCCCGATGGCGAGCCCCCAGAAGGCCGCCCCGACACCGAAGGCGGAAACGCCGGAAGCGGCGGTTGCGAAGGTCAGAATGGCGGGAAACCGCGCCCGCTCCTCGGCCATGGCGATGGTCAGCGCGCCCATCAGCGCACCGGTGAGCGCCAGTCCCGCGATGGTCGCGATCAGCGCCTTGGGCATAGCGGCGAAGAGGGCGACGAAAGGTCCGGCAAAGGCCGCCAGCAGAATGAAGGCCAGGCCATAGACGATACCCGATGGCCAGCGCCTAGCGGGATCGGGATGGGCGTCAGGCCCTGCGCAGATCGCCGCCGTGATCGCCGCGAGATTGCTGGTATGGGCGCCGAACGGCGCGGAGATGAGCGACACGATGCCGGTGGTCGTCAGGATCGGCCCGACCTCCGGCTTGTAGCCATTGGCCCTGAGCACGGCGAGCCCCGGCAGGTTCTGCGCCGCCATGGTGACGAGATAAAGCGGCAGGCCGAGCCCGATGAGGGTCGCGGCATCGAAGGTCGGCGTGGTCCATTCGAGCCTGGCCAGGCCGAGATCGGTCGGAAGCGGCCCGGCAAGACCGAGGCCGTAGGTCAGTGCGACACCGGCCGCCACCACAACCAGCATGGCGCTGGCGCCATGGATGAGCCGCGCCACCAGGAAGATCGCCACCAGCGGCAGGACCAGCAGCGGCGTGGTCGGCGCCATGACAGCGACATCGGCGACGAAACGGAACAGCACGCCCGCCAGCATGGCGGAGGCGATGCCGGCCGGAATGCGCGCGACAAGATCGCCGATCGGCCGGACGAGGCCGGTCAGGATGATGAGGATCGCCGCAAGAACGAAGGCGCCTTCGGCCGCGGGAAAGGCGATCGTGCCGCCGGTCGCCGCGATCAGGGCTGCGCCGGGCGTCGACCAGGCCATGATGATCGGGATCTTGTACCGCCAGGTCAGCGCCATGCCGCCGATCGCCTTGGCGAGCGAGATGGCGGCAAGCCAGGAGATCGTCTGTCCAGGCGTCGCGCCGACTGCCTGGGCAGCCGCGATCACCAGCGCGACGGTGCCGGCAAAGCCGACCAGCGGGGCGATGATCCCGGCGGTGACGGTGGAAAGCGAGAAAGGCGGCATGGGCGACCGGAAACGAAAAGGGCCCGGCTTTGCGCCGGGCCCATCGTGTCGCAGAGGTTCAGGCTGCGATCAATAGCGGTAGTGGTCCGACTTGAACGGGCCCTTCTCTGGTACGCCGATATAGGCGGCCTGGTCGGGGCGCAGCTTGGTCAGCTTCACGCCGATCTTCTCGAGATGCAGCATGGCCACCTTCTCGTCGAGGTGCTTGGGCAGCGTGTAGACCTTGTTCTCGTACTTGCCGGGGTTCGTCCACAGCTCGATCTGGGCGATCGTCTGGTTGGTGAACGAGGCCGACATGACGAAGGACGGGTGGCCCATGGCGTTGCCGAGGTTCACCAGGCGGCCTTCCGACAGGAGGATGATGCGCTTGCCCGACGACAGCTCGATCTCGTCGACCTGCGGCTTGATGTTGTTCCACTTGAAGTTCTTGAGACCCGCGACCTGAATCTCGTTGTCGAAGTGGCCGATGTTGCAGACGATCGCCCGGTCCTTCATGCCACGCATGTGGTCGACCGTGACAATGTCCTTGTTGCCGGTGGCGGTGACATAGATGTCGGCGCGCGGCAGGGCGTCCTCGATGGTGACGACCTCGTAGCCTTCCATCGCCGCCTGCAGGGCGCAGATCGGGTCGACTTCGGAGACGAGCACGCGGCAGCCGGCCTGGCGGAGCGAGGCGGCCGAACCCTTGCCGACATCGCCGAAGCCGGCGACGAAGGCGACCTTGCCCGACATCATGACGTCGGTACCGCGACGGATCGCGTCGACCAGCGATTCACGGCAGCCATAGAGGTTGTCGAACTTCGACTTGGTGACCGAGTCGTTGACGTTGATCGCCGGGAACAGCAGCTTGCCGGCCGCAGCCAGCTGGTACAGGCGGTTGACGCCCGTCGTGGTCTCTTCCGAGACGCCCTTGATGTTCTTGGCGAGCTCGGCGAACCAGCCCTTCGGCTTCTCGGCGAGCTTCTTCTTCAGAAGGGCGAAGAAGATCTCTTCCTCTTCCGATTCCGGCTTGTCGAGGAAGGCGGTGTCGCCGTTCTCGGCGCGCAGGCCGAGATGGACGAACATGGTGGCATCGCCGCCGTCATCCAGGATCATGTTCGGCGTGCCGCCGCCATGCCAGTCGAACAGCTTGGCGGTGTAGTCCCAGTACTCGGTCAGCGTCTCGCCCTTGTAGGCGAAGACCGGGATGCCGGCGGCGGCGATCGCGGCGGCGGCATGGTCCTGGGTCGAGTAGATGTTGCAGGACACCCAGCGGATGTCGGCGCCAAGAGCCTTGAGGGTCTCGATCAGCACCGCGGTCTGGATGGTCATGTGCAGCGAGCCGGCGATGCGGGCGCCCTTCAGCGGCTGCGAGGCGCCGAATTCGGCGCGCGTCGCCATCAGGCCCGGCATTTCGGTTTCGGCGAGGTCGATTTCCTTGCGGCCGAAAGCAGCGAGCGAGATGTCTTTGACGATATAATCGTTGGCCATGGGATCCTCTGGCGGACGCGGGAAGCGGGATCACCGACATAGGGACCCAAGCTCTGGGCGCGGCTCTACCATGCCCTCGCCGCCGAGGCAATAAAGACATAAAGATTTCTTTATGTGCTTAACCGAGCGGCCGTCGGTGGCTCAGGCAGCGCACTCCTTGATCAGGCCCGCCAGGAACGCGTCGCACTTGTCGAGCTCGGAAAGCTCGATCCACTCGTCGGGCTGATGCGCCTGCGCGATATCACCAGGCCCACAGATGATCGTGGAGATGCCGGCTTCCTGGAAGAGGCCCGCCTCCGCGCCATAGGCGACGACATGGATGGCATTGTCGCCGGTCAGCCGGCGGGCGACCCGTTCGGCCTCGCCATCCGGCTCCTGGCCGAGCGCGGGACCACCGACGCGATATTGGATGGTCACTCCCGCATCGGGATGCACCGCCTTCATGGCCGGCTCGATCTCGGTGCGGATGTAATGCTCGTATTCGCGCACATATTTGCCGCCATCGTCGCCGGGAACGGTGCGGATGCCGGTGACGAAATGGGCGTCGAGCGCGGTGATGTTGTGCGCCGTGCCGCCATGCATCTGGCCGACATGCAGCATGGTCCAGCCGGGATCGAAATGGGGCACGCCGCCATAGGCCTCGGCATCGGCCTTGTTCTTCAGGTCGCGCTGCTCGATCCAGGAGATCAGCTTGGCCGCCACGAACACGGCGGAGACGCCGACATAGCGGTTGGAGGAATGGACCTCGTGGCCGCGCACATGGGTGTCGATCCGCCAATAGCCCTTGTGACCGGTGACCACCTTCATCCGGCTCGGCTCGCCGACGATGCACATGGAGGGCTTGGTCCAGCCCTTGTCGAATTTCTCGATGATGGCGCGGGCACCGTCCATGCGGATCTCCTCATCCGCCGACAGGCAGATGTGGACCGGCCGCTTGAGGCCGGCCTTGAGCATGGCGGGGATGGCTGCCAGCACGCAGGCGTCGAAGCCCTTCATGTCGCAGGAGCCACGGCCATAGACGCGGCCGTCGCCCTTGTTGATCAGCTTGAATGGATCGGTGGTCCAGGGCTGGCCCGCCACCGGCACCACGTCGACATGGCCCGACAGCATCACGCCACCCGGCACATTCGGCCCGACGGTGGCGAAGATGTTGAAATTCCGCCCGTCCGCCTGCGGCACCACCTCGAAGGGCACGCCGTGGCTCTTCAGATAGTCGGAGACGAAGGCGACGAGATCGACATTGGTCGCGTCCGACACGGTCGGGAAGGCGACGAGGCGTTCGAGAAGTTCAAGGCTGGTCATCTGCATGGCGCCCAAGGAGCCGCACCGGAGCCATGCACGTCAAGAGCACCTATTCGCATGGCTGGTCGA
This region of Phreatobacter aquaticus genomic DNA includes:
- the ahcY gene encoding adenosylhomocysteinase, with the protein product MANDYIVKDISLAAFGRKEIDLAETEMPGLMATRAEFGASQPLKGARIAGSLHMTIQTAVLIETLKALGADIRWVSCNIYSTQDHAAAAIAAAGIPVFAYKGETLTEYWDYTAKLFDWHGGGTPNMILDDGGDATMFVHLGLRAENGDTAFLDKPESEEEEIFFALLKKKLAEKPKGWFAELAKNIKGVSEETTTGVNRLYQLAAAGKLLFPAINVNDSVTKSKFDNLYGCRESLVDAIRRGTDVMMSGKVAFVAGFGDVGKGSAASLRQAGCRVLVSEVDPICALQAAMEGYEVVTIEDALPRADIYVTATGNKDIVTVDHMRGMKDRAIVCNIGHFDNEIQVAGLKNFKWNNIKPQVDEIELSSGKRIILLSEGRLVNLGNAMGHPSFVMSASFTNQTIAQIELWTNPGKYENKVYTLPKHLDEKVAMLHLEKIGVKLTKLRPDQAAYIGVPEKGPFKSDHYRY
- a CDS encoding DUF1178 family protein gives rise to the protein MIKYALACDKAHEFESWFPSSDSFDAQQTRGLVACPVCGSTKVAKVIMAPQVARRDRRPEPISNAPVPAPQAPQPVAIVSEAEQELRAKIREFRDQLLAKSESVGDRFAEEARKIHYGETEHRTIHGQATPEEARELIEEGVEFHPIPVLPDERN
- a CDS encoding zinc-dependent alcohol dehydrogenase family protein, which produces MKAIVINGFGDPASTIELQDLPEPAAPGPGEVTVEMLVLNINPSDLLQIQGLYGVSKPPLPFIPGGEAVGRISALGEGVKGLAIGDIVSPMILNCWLERVTIKASLAMKLPAGIDLLQASMLKGNPATAEALLSDQVTLQPGDWLMQNAANSAVGTFLVKLARQRGINTLNVVRRESAVASVKASGGTAVVADALDDPRAFRKAVKDLTGGAPVKLAIDAIGGGATGVMANALADGGAIVNYGLLSGEQCRIDAQHLIFRKVTLKGFWLIHWFQEAGREKLAATYARMAAGMVDGTLTTPVAEVIPMEEAKRAMAAAGEGGRAGKVLMVTKAYGG
- a CDS encoding carbon-nitrogen hydrolase family protein; amino-acid sequence: MGGTFTAACVQMRADIDPARSLEQAVTLIAGAAGDGATYVQTPEMTNILQPDRPKFYEAIRAQEDDLSLPVFQAEAKRLGIWLHIGSLAIKTGETQAANRAFLISPEGAVTATYDKIHMFDVNLANGQTYRESAAYKPGDRAVLADLPWAKLGVTICYDLRFPHLYRALAEAGAGVLAIPSSFTVPTGKAHWHLLMRARAVENGCFVIAAAQGGHHVCGRDTYGHSLIVDPWGTVIAEADHDEPAVVLAEIDMAKVAEIRGRIPSLANGRAFTLGGPP
- a CDS encoding ComF family protein; translation: MSASLALMEIEGEDWAAPRPTWRQRMGSARTRTLDWLLPPLCLACRVQVGSHGALCPSCWATIDFIEAPVCDRLGTPLPFDLGPGALSPAAIASPPGFDRARAAFRFDEAGRALIHGLKYGDRLEIAPALAAWMARAGREVLEGADALIPVPLHWTRLFRRRFNQAAELTRHLSAITGIANEPMVLKRARRTAHQVGLTRAQRLDNVSGAFRIAEERKALVRGLHLVLVDDVLTTGATIEACARVLRRAGAARIDVLTAARVVDGPFAVHI
- a CDS encoding benzoate/H(+) symporter BenE family transporter, whose product is MPPFSLSTVTAGIIAPLVGFAGTVALVIAAAQAVGATPGQTISWLAAISLAKAIGGMALTWRYKIPIIMAWSTPGAALIAATGGTIAFPAAEGAFVLAAILIILTGLVRPIGDLVARIPAGIASAMLAGVLFRFVADVAVMAPTTPLLVLPLVAIFLVARLIHGASAMLVVVAAGVALTYGLGLAGPLPTDLGLARLEWTTPTFDAATLIGLGLPLYLVTMAAQNLPGLAVLRANGYKPEVGPILTTTGIVSLISAPFGAHTSNLAAITAAICAGPDAHPDPARRWPSGIVYGLAFILLAAFAGPFVALFAAMPKALIATIAGLALTGALMGALTIAMAEERARFPAILTFATAASGVSAFGVGAAFWGLAIGLVALGIERLHAITKAL
- the trxA gene encoding thioredoxin, yielding MSAVAATTDATFDADVIKSTEPVVVDFWAPWCGPCRMIAPALDAISAELGDKVKIVKVNVDENPKIASNYGIMSIPTLMIFKGGEMVDRKTGAAPQAALKQWISAYA
- the argE gene encoding acetylornithine deacetylase; the encoded protein is MTSLELLERLVAFPTVSDATNVDLVAFVSDYLKSHGVPFEVVPQADGRNFNIFATVGPNVPGGVMLSGHVDVVPVAGQPWTTDPFKLINKGDGRVYGRGSCDMKGFDACVLAAIPAMLKAGLKRPVHICLSADEEIRMDGARAIIEKFDKGWTKPSMCIVGEPSRMKVVTGHKGYWRIDTHVRGHEVHSSNRYVGVSAVFVAAKLISWIEQRDLKNKADAEAYGGVPHFDPGWTMLHVGQMHGGTAHNITALDAHFVTGIRTVPGDDGGKYVREYEHYIRTEIEPAMKAVHPDAGVTIQYRVGGPALGQEPDGEAERVARRLTGDNAIHVVAYGAEAGLFQEAGISTIICGPGDIAQAHQPDEWIELSELDKCDAFLAGLIKECAA
- the grxC gene encoding glutaredoxin 3 → MPEIVIYTKDYCPYCHAAKALLTKKGAAFTEVDIQKHPERRAEMIEKAGGRTSVPQIFIGTTHVGGSDDIHALDDAGGLDKLLAA